A single genomic interval of Thermosipho japonicus harbors:
- a CDS encoding GNAT family N-acetyltransferase yields MYNGKLVRLRAYEKGDLEIARKFVNDPEVKKYLIPGIPFPLRGDDEEKWYNSLNPFGKGEYSFAIERIEDGKYIGGCGINKVDWKNSVAEVGIFLGKPYWNKGYGTDAMRVLVNFVFNEMNVNKVKLEVFSFNERAIRSYEKVGFKREGVLREEIFRNGKYYNVIVMGLLRREWNS; encoded by the coding sequence ATGTACAATGGAAAATTGGTTAGGTTAAGGGCGTATGAAAAAGGGGATTTGGAAATAGCAAGAAAATTTGTAAATGATCCTGAGGTTAAAAAATATTTGATTCCTGGAATTCCGTTTCCATTAAGGGGTGATGATGAAGAAAAGTGGTATAACAGTTTAAACCCATTTGGAAAAGGGGAATATTCTTTTGCTATTGAAAGGATTGAAGATGGAAAATACATTGGAGGTTGTGGTATAAACAAGGTCGATTGGAAAAACTCAGTTGCTGAAGTTGGTATTTTTTTGGGAAAACCATATTGGAATAAAGGATATGGAACAGATGCTATGAGAGTATTAGTCAATTTTGTTTTTAACGAAATGAATGTTAATAAAGTAAAGTTAGAGGTATTTTCTTTCAATGAAAGAGCAATAAGAAGTTATGAAAAAGTAGGATTTAAAAGAGAAGGAGTTCTAAGAGAGGAGATATTTAGAAATGGTAAATATTACAATGTAATTGTTATGGGGTTACTAAGAAGGGAGTGGAATAGTTGA
- a CDS encoding MarR family winged helix-turn-helix transcriptional regulator — translation MNKEDILKTIFSLVVNFVNFFQTNKVFSKMTTNEFYVFLFIALNKDVTMKECSQKLNLSKSTVTVIIDKLEHENLVKRKRSSKDRRKIFLILTKKGENIFHKFLEDFNKIVDYTISKIPDNELQIINKGFEYFIKNLGGEKK, via the coding sequence TTGAATAAAGAAGATATCCTAAAAACAATCTTCTCACTAGTAGTAAATTTTGTCAATTTTTTTCAAACAAACAAAGTTTTTTCAAAAATGACTACAAATGAGTTTTATGTATTTCTTTTTATTGCTTTAAATAAAGACGTTACAATGAAAGAATGTTCTCAAAAACTAAATCTTTCAAAAAGTACTGTAACAGTCATTATTGACAAATTGGAACATGAAAATCTTGTCAAAAGAAAAAGGTCTAGCAAAGACAGGAGAAAAATATTCTTAATTTTAACAAAAAAAGGAGAAAACATTTTTCATAAATTTTTGGAAGATTTTAATAAAATTGTTGACTATACTATTTCTAAAATTCCTGATAATGAACTTCAAATTATTAACAAAGGTTTTGAATACTTTATTAAAAATTTAGGAGGTGAGAAAAAATGA
- a CDS encoding NAD-dependent epimerase/dehydratase family protein, producing MIFITGGSGHLGNVLIRKLLKMGEQVVTLVHPSDKCESLRGLNVKIVKGDVRIYTLVEKLSKDADIIIHLAALISILPWKKKAVYSVNINGTKNILKVCKKLNKKLIYISSVHAFEEPKPGTVIDENTNIDPSKTSGVYGKSKAFAALAVLNAIKSGLDITTVCPTGIIGPFDFKPSEMGIMFLKYLTNKLKYTIDGSFDFVDVRDVADGIIKLIYLDKRANFYILSNKTFKTTELIHLLNEITGKNTKPKVINTHFAYFLSLFSTSFGYLVNKKPLFTPYSIHTLTRNYTFSHEKATKEINYNPRDIKITLYDTLKWLSNYFLKEKLINPLNLNSIK from the coding sequence ATGATATTTATTACTGGTGGTTCAGGGCATTTAGGAAATGTTCTTATCCGAAAGCTTTTAAAAATGGGGGAACAAGTTGTTACACTTGTTCATCCAAGTGACAAATGTGAAAGTTTGAGAGGGTTAAATGTAAAGATCGTAAAAGGTGATGTAAGAATTTATACACTAGTTGAAAAACTATCAAAAGATGCTGACATAATTATTCATCTTGCTGCACTTATATCAATACTTCCCTGGAAGAAAAAAGCTGTTTACTCAGTAAATATAAACGGGACTAAAAACATACTTAAAGTTTGTAAAAAGTTAAATAAAAAACTAATTTACATTAGCTCAGTTCACGCATTCGAAGAGCCAAAGCCTGGAACTGTTATAGATGAAAACACTAATATCGATCCCTCAAAAACTTCTGGAGTATACGGCAAATCAAAAGCATTTGCAGCACTTGCAGTTCTTAATGCAATAAAATCAGGCTTAGATATTACCACCGTATGCCCAACTGGTATTATTGGCCCATTTGATTTTAAACCATCTGAAATGGGGATAATGTTTTTAAAATATTTAACCAACAAACTCAAATACACTATCGATGGAAGTTTTGATTTTGTAGATGTAAGAGACGTTGCAGATGGAATTATTAAACTTATTTACCTTGATAAAAGAGCTAATTTTTATATACTTTCAAACAAAACTTTTAAAACAACTGAGCTTATACATCTATTAAATGAAATTACAGGAAAAAACACAAAACCAAAAGTTATAAATACACATTTTGCATATTTTCTATCATTATTTTCAACAAGTTTTGGATATCTTGTAAATAAAAAACCACTATTTACTCCTTACTCAATACATACATTAACAAGAAACTATACATTTTCACATGAAAAAGCTACTAAAGAAATAAATTATAATCCAAGAGATATAAAAATAACTCTTTATGATACATTGAAATGGCTTTCAAACTACTTTTTAAAAGAGAAATTAATAAATCCTCTCAATTTGAACTCTATCAAGTAA
- a CDS encoding 1-phosphofructokinase family hexose kinase: MIFTLTMNPCLDRYIYVDDLKLDDTIRAKKVMDYPAGKGIDVSRVIKELGGISVAISLLGGDTGRKIEEMLDMEGVIYTTIRVSVETRTNIILETNSGQFRISVPTKEVSRKKLETVLEVLNAIVRKGDIIVISGSLPTGVSPDFYTGIIFALKQWGVYVYFDADGEKLKSGLLGGPDVIKPNQHEFERLVGKKIEKFEDFIEQGKKLILEYNLKEILLTLGSKGALLLANDEGYFAKPIDVPVKSAVGAGDSFLAAYVLMREKGRYEAFKWANAAGNAAVMTPGTELCKKDDVLNLLDRVQIERIY, encoded by the coding sequence ATGATATTTACACTCACAATGAATCCGTGCCTTGATAGGTATATTTATGTAGACGATTTAAAGCTTGATGACACAATCAGAGCAAAAAAAGTAATGGATTATCCTGCCGGAAAAGGAATAGATGTATCAAGGGTTATTAAAGAGCTTGGTGGAATTTCAGTAGCTATTTCTCTTTTAGGTGGTGATACTGGGAGAAAAATTGAAGAAATGCTTGATATGGAAGGTGTTATATATACCACGATAAGGGTTAGTGTAGAAACAAGAACAAATATTATTTTAGAAACAAATAGTGGACAATTTAGAATAAGCGTTCCAACTAAAGAAGTTTCAAGAAAAAAGCTAGAAACAGTTTTAGAAGTTTTAAATGCTATAGTTAGAAAAGGAGACATAATTGTAATTTCTGGAAGTCTTCCAACTGGAGTTTCTCCTGATTTTTATACCGGAATAATTTTTGCTTTAAAACAATGGGGAGTATATGTTTATTTTGATGCAGATGGTGAAAAGTTAAAATCAGGATTATTAGGTGGTCCTGATGTAATAAAACCTAATCAACATGAATTTGAAAGGCTTGTTGGTAAAAAAATAGAAAAGTTTGAAGATTTTATAGAACAAGGTAAAAAATTGATTTTGGAGTATAATCTTAAAGAAATATTATTAACTTTAGGCTCAAAAGGGGCTTTATTATTGGCAAATGATGAAGGATATTTTGCTAAACCTATTGATGTTCCAGTAAAAAGCGCAGTAGGAGCTGGCGATTCATTTTTAGCAGCTTATGTTTTAATGAGAGAAAAAGGTAGATATGAAGCCTTTAAGTGGGCAAATGCAGCAGGAAATGCAGCAGTTATGACTCCTGGAACCGAGTTATGTAAAAAGGACGATGTTTTAAATTTACTTGATAGAGTTCAAATTGAGAGGATTTATTAA
- the fabG gene encoding 3-oxoacyl-[acyl-carrier-protein] reductase, with the protein MRLKDKVCIITGAASGIGKAAALLFSKEGATVIACDMSEENLKVLKEENPGPGVIDTYVLDVTDRKRINEVVEEVASKYGKIDVLVNNAGITRDALLLKMKEEDWDAVINVNLKGVFNMTQAVAPFMIKAGKGSIINTSSIVGVFGNIGQTNYSATKAGVIGMTKTWAKELARKGAQIRVNAVAPGFIKTPMTEKVPEKIINALNEKIPLKRMGEPEEVANLYLFLASDESSYITGQVIGIDGGLVI; encoded by the coding sequence ATGAGATTGAAAGATAAAGTTTGTATTATAACCGGAGCAGCAAGTGGGATAGGGAAAGCAGCTGCATTGTTATTTTCAAAAGAAGGTGCTACAGTTATTGCATGTGATATGTCCGAAGAAAATTTAAAAGTATTAAAAGAAGAAAATCCTGGTCCCGGAGTTATTGATACTTATGTTTTGGATGTTACAGATAGAAAGAGAATAAATGAGGTTGTTGAAGAAGTTGCTAGTAAATATGGTAAAATTGACGTTTTAGTAAATAATGCAGGAATAACGAGGGATGCTCTTTTGTTAAAAATGAAGGAAGAAGATTGGGATGCAGTAATTAATGTAAATTTAAAAGGTGTATTTAACATGACACAAGCAGTTGCACCTTTTATGATTAAAGCAGGTAAAGGAAGTATTATTAATACATCTTCAATTGTTGGAGTTTTTGGTAATATAGGTCAGACAAATTATTCAGCAACAAAAGCAGGTGTAATTGGTATGACTAAAACTTGGGCAAAAGAGCTTGCAAGAAAAGGTGCCCAAATTAGAGTGAATGCCGTTGCACCTGGATTTATAAAAACTCCTATGACTGAAAAAGTTCCTGAAAAAATAATTAACGCTTTGAATGAAAAAATTCCATTAAAGAGAATGGGTGAACCTGAAGAAGTTGCAAATCTCTATTTATTCTTAGCTTCAGACGAATCTTCATATATTACAGGGCAAGTAATTGGGATAGATGGTGGATTGGTAATTTAA
- a CDS encoding energy-coupling factor transporter transmembrane component T family protein → MKFAFGRYVPTDSVIHSLDPRSKIVSSFLFIATVLSVNSLYDYIWLFSLFMVIVKMSKISIKIYLRSVKNMWFLIAFATVIQYFVSGIETAAFIALRLIFVVLFASFLTYTTSPLLIARGLADLLKYFGVKKKYREDFSMIMTISFRFIPILFDEVDRIIKAQIARGAKFDQPGIRYKVQGIVAIIIPLLISAIRKAEEISIALQARKYGVFERSSYYVLKWKKIDTYFFTFSIFVFLFLFILKIIF, encoded by the coding sequence ATGAAATTTGCTTTTGGAAGATATGTTCCTACAGACTCAGTTATTCATTCTCTAGATCCAAGATCAAAAATTGTATCTTCATTTCTTTTTATAGCAACAGTTTTGTCAGTTAATAGTTTATATGATTATATTTGGTTATTTTCTTTGTTTATGGTAATAGTAAAGATGTCAAAAATTTCAATAAAGATATATCTTAGATCAGTTAAGAATATGTGGTTTTTAATTGCTTTTGCAACTGTTATACAGTATTTTGTAAGTGGAATTGAAACCGCAGCTTTCATTGCATTGAGATTAATTTTTGTTGTTTTGTTTGCATCGTTTCTTACATACACAACTTCTCCGCTACTTATTGCCAGAGGTTTAGCTGATTTGTTGAAATACTTTGGTGTGAAAAAAAAATATAGAGAAGACTTTAGTATGATCATGACTATTTCTTTTAGATTTATACCAATTCTATTCGATGAAGTTGATAGAATTATAAAAGCTCAAATTGCAAGAGGTGCAAAGTTTGACCAACCTGGAATAAGGTATAAAGTTCAGGGCATTGTGGCTATAATTATACCATTGCTGATCTCTGCAATCAGGAAAGCAGAAGAAATTTCGATAGCACTTCAAGCTAGAAAATATGGGGTTTTTGAAAGAAGTAGTTATTATGTTTTAAAATGGAAGAAAATTGATACATATTTTTTTACATTTTCAATATTTGTTTTTTTATTTCTTTTTATTTTAAAAATTATTTTTTAA
- a CDS encoding sodium-translocating pyrophosphatase, which translates to MLIYLLLPFVGVFLALLNFWSVTKKPEGTEKMIEIAKAIREGADAFISHEYKVVFKISVPIAIILGLLTEWYVSISFLIGALMSSIAGYIGMKIATRANVRVSNTARVTKDIDKTLKVAFHGGSVMGLSVSSFALLGLGLVFLIFGYQLKKEYLVIVENYLGINFIPFAMTVSGYSLGCSIIAMFDRVGGGVYTKAADMAADLVGKTELKLPEDDPRNPATIADNVGDNVGDVAGLGADLLESYVGSILSAIVLASYIFALSGGIYYETAKKLIFYPFLYTIIGLIGSIIGIYYVIFKKGSGKPHKDLNTALILSAFLSLGGNFLMTNIFFENVDGLEKFGFRFGKFSPYVSSILGIFSGIIIGLLAEYYTSDEFRPTRELSYKSKEGTAIVISSGMALGMKSVFIPSIFLFVSILLADYFSGLYGVAMASIGMLSFVATSVSVDSYGPIADNAGGISEMAKLEPEVREITDKLDMVGNTTAAIGKGFAIGSAALAALSLFASYVFSQTSPGMSVKNIFDFLNLNIINAKTLSGAIIGAALPYMFSGILIESVVKTAALMVDEIRNQVKENPGILKGTQKPDYEKCIRISASGAIKQMSKPVFIAVFTPIVSGFFLGTEFVGGVLVGTTLSGIMLALFTANAGGAWDNAKKHLEQGKIPGARKGSNEHSALVIGDTVGDPLKDTVGPSLDILIKIMSVISLILAPLFLKFHIF; encoded by the coding sequence ATGCTTATATATTTATTATTACCTTTTGTCGGTGTATTTCTTGCTTTGTTAAACTTTTGGAGTGTAACAAAAAAGCCTGAGGGTACAGAGAAAATGATAGAAATAGCAAAAGCTATTAGAGAAGGTGCTGATGCATTTATTTCTCATGAATACAAAGTTGTTTTTAAAATATCTGTTCCAATTGCAATAATCCTTGGATTATTGACTGAATGGTATGTTTCAATTTCATTCTTAATAGGTGCTCTAATGAGTTCAATAGCTGGTTATATTGGTATGAAAATAGCAACGCGTGCAAATGTAAGAGTTTCAAACACTGCTCGTGTAACAAAAGACATAGATAAGACATTAAAGGTAGCTTTCCATGGTGGATCAGTTATGGGACTTTCTGTAAGTTCATTTGCTCTCCTTGGTTTGGGATTAGTTTTTTTAATTTTTGGATATCAGTTAAAAAAAGAATATTTAGTAATTGTAGAAAATTATCTTGGTATAAATTTTATTCCATTTGCAATGACAGTTTCTGGGTATTCTTTGGGCTGCTCAATAATTGCAATGTTTGATAGGGTTGGTGGAGGTGTGTATACAAAGGCGGCAGATATGGCAGCAGACTTAGTTGGAAAAACCGAATTAAAACTTCCAGAAGATGATCCGAGAAACCCTGCAACAATTGCAGATAACGTAGGAGATAACGTTGGAGATGTTGCAGGACTTGGTGCAGATTTACTTGAAAGTTATGTGGGGTCTATACTTTCAGCAATAGTTTTAGCTTCATATATTTTTGCACTTTCTGGTGGGATATATTATGAGACTGCAAAAAAGTTAATTTTTTATCCTTTTTTGTATACAATAATAGGTTTAATAGGAAGTATTATAGGTATCTATTATGTAATATTTAAAAAAGGTTCTGGAAAGCCACACAAAGATTTGAATACTGCACTTATCCTATCAGCTTTTTTAAGTCTGGGTGGAAATTTTTTAATGACAAATATATTTTTTGAAAATGTAGATGGTCTTGAAAAATTTGGATTTAGATTTGGAAAATTTTCACCCTATGTTTCTTCAATTTTGGGGATCTTTTCAGGTATTATTATTGGGCTTCTTGCAGAATATTATACATCTGATGAATTTAGACCAACTAGAGAGTTAAGTTATAAATCAAAAGAAGGAACAGCAATAGTAATTAGTAGTGGCATGGCATTAGGAATGAAAAGTGTCTTTATTCCTTCTATATTTTTGTTTGTTTCAATCTTATTAGCTGATTATTTCTCAGGTTTATATGGAGTAGCAATGGCTTCAATTGGTATGTTGTCATTTGTTGCAACGTCTGTTTCTGTTGATTCATATGGTCCTATTGCAGATAATGCAGGTGGAATTAGTGAAATGGCAAAACTTGAACCAGAAGTTAGGGAAATAACTGATAAACTTGATATGGTTGGTAATACTACTGCTGCAATTGGAAAAGGTTTTGCAATTGGTTCTGCAGCACTTGCCGCTTTATCTTTATTTGCATCTTATGTTTTTTCACAGACTTCACCAGGAATGTCAGTGAAAAATATATTTGATTTTCTTAATTTGAATATTATAAATGCGAAAACACTATCTGGAGCAATAATAGGTGCTGCACTTCCATATATGTTTAGTGGGATTTTAATAGAATCCGTAGTAAAGACGGCTGCTTTAATGGTTGATGAAATTAGGAATCAAGTTAAAGAAAACCCAGGAATTTTAAAAGGAACTCAAAAACCTGATTATGAAAAATGTATAAGAATTAGTGCATCAGGTGCTATAAAACAGATGTCAAAGCCGGTTTTTATTGCAGTATTTACACCAATAGTTTCAGGGTTTTTCTTAGGTACAGAATTTGTTGGAGGAGTGTTGGTAGGGACTACTTTAAGTGGTATAATGTTAGCGTTATTTACTGCAAATGCTGGTGGTGCTTGGGATAATGCAAAAAAACACCTTGAGCAAGGTAAAATTCCTGGAGCTAGAAAAGGTAGTAATGAACATAGTGCATTGGTCATAGGTGATACAGTAGGAGATCCTTTAAAAGATACAGTAGGACCAAGTTTGGATATACTTATAAAAATTATGTCTGTGATTTCTTTGATTTTGGCTCCATTATTTTTGAAATTCCACATTTTTTAG
- a CDS encoding response regulator transcription factor — MGKRRIMVIDDQPEILELISFTLEKEGYEVVPVEDAEKALEEIKDKEIDMFLVDIMLPGMDGFEFVRNIRSQEKYKSTPVIFLSAKGEEFDKVLGLELGADDYITKPFSIRELLARIKAVFRRMQLSTQVKEEKPKKIVAKDLEIDVDKYEVKIKGKKVNLTPLEFDLLRFLAENEGKVFSRNVLLDKLWGYDYFGDTRTVDVHIRRLRTKIEEDPSNPKYIVTVRGKGYKFRDPGKEE; from the coding sequence ATGGGAAAGAGAAGGATCATGGTTATTGATGATCAACCTGAGATATTAGAACTTATTAGTTTTACGCTTGAAAAAGAGGGGTACGAGGTTGTTCCAGTTGAAGATGCCGAAAAAGCCTTAGAAGAAATAAAAGACAAAGAAATTGATATGTTTTTAGTTGATATTATGTTACCTGGAATGGACGGATTTGAATTTGTCAGAAATATTAGAAGTCAAGAAAAATATAAATCTACACCTGTGATTTTTCTAAGTGCTAAAGGTGAAGAATTCGACAAAGTATTAGGCTTGGAACTTGGCGCAGATGATTATATAACTAAACCATTCAGTATAAGAGAATTACTTGCCCGTATAAAAGCAGTTTTTAGAAGAATGCAACTTTCCACTCAAGTTAAAGAAGAAAAACCTAAAAAAATTGTTGCCAAAGATCTCGAAATAGATGTAGACAAATACGAAGTTAAAATCAAAGGTAAAAAAGTAAACCTTACTCCTCTTGAATTTGATCTTTTAAGATTTTTAGCTGAAAATGAGGGGAAAGTTTTCTCAAGAAATGTACTACTTGATAAATTATGGGGATATGACTACTTTGGTGACACAAGAACAGTCGATGTCCATATAAGAAGACTTAGAACAAAAATAGAAGAAGATCCTTCTAATCCAAAATATATTGTAACTGTTAGAGGAAAGGGCTACAAGTTTAGAGATCCTGGAAAGGAAGAATAA
- a CDS encoding sensor histidine kinase → MLLEVSTILITIILLITIAYFRKKLSKMKIYKEALNKLALLIEEEKDSPPLYIAEKIRKKITKLEEENYDLELSLKNHLTILNNIVDPIIITKKDGTITFANNEARKITRPGIEERKIYEVFEDYYVNQMFDETINNKSLTSGEISIFVNGEKKYYEVKIVPVTLEQNNERFIIVLHDVTQERVLENVRKEFISNVSHELRTPLTSIHGYAEALLEDDLEDKELIRKFLSIIESEAARMTRLINDLLDLEKLESGNTQFVFEEINFTEVLEHVRNIIEPLAKDYQVEVEFVYPDELYLVGDKDRLTQMTLNLVDNAIKYTSLKEKGKKKVTVEAWKENSSIKLVVKDTGVGIPEKAQKKLFERFYRVDKARSRKMGGTGLGLSIVKTIVEKHNGVIEFTSKEGIGTKFVVTLPINREEDNNETV, encoded by the coding sequence ATGCTTCTTGAAGTTTCAACAATACTTATAACAATAATCTTATTAATAACAATTGCCTATTTTAGAAAAAAATTATCAAAAATGAAAATTTACAAAGAAGCTTTAAATAAATTAGCACTGTTAATAGAGGAGGAAAAAGATTCTCCTCCTCTTTATATTGCGGAAAAAATAAGAAAAAAAATTACAAAACTTGAAGAAGAAAATTATGATCTTGAACTATCTTTAAAAAATCATTTAACTATCCTCAATAACATAGTTGATCCTATTATAATCACTAAAAAGGATGGAACTATTACTTTCGCTAATAATGAAGCACGTAAAATTACTAGACCCGGAATTGAAGAAAGGAAAATTTATGAAGTTTTTGAAGATTATTATGTCAATCAAATGTTTGATGAAACCATTAATAATAAAAGCTTAACTTCTGGCGAAATAAGTATATTTGTTAATGGTGAAAAAAAATACTATGAAGTGAAAATTGTACCTGTTACCTTAGAACAAAATAACGAAAGGTTTATAATAGTATTGCATGATGTAACACAGGAACGTGTCCTTGAAAATGTTAGAAAAGAATTCATATCCAATGTATCACATGAACTTAGAACACCTCTTACTTCTATACATGGTTATGCTGAAGCGTTACTTGAAGATGATCTTGAAGATAAAGAATTAATCAGAAAGTTCCTATCAATTATAGAATCTGAGGCTGCAAGAATGACCAGACTTATAAACGATCTTTTAGATCTAGAAAAACTTGAATCAGGAAATACACAATTTGTTTTCGAAGAAATAAATTTTACCGAAGTTTTAGAACATGTTAGAAATATAATTGAGCCGCTTGCAAAAGATTATCAAGTAGAAGTTGAATTTGTTTATCCTGACGAGTTATACTTAGTCGGTGACAAGGACAGGTTAACTCAAATGACATTAAATTTAGTTGATAATGCAATCAAATATACTTCATTAAAGGAAAAAGGCAAAAAGAAAGTCACTGTTGAAGCTTGGAAAGAAAATAGCTCAATTAAATTGGTAGTGAAAGACACAGGAGTTGGCATCCCCGAAAAAGCTCAAAAGAAATTATTTGAAAGATTTTATAGAGTTGACAAAGCAAGGAGTAGAAAAATGGGTGGAACAGGTTTAGGACTTTCAATTGTGAAAACAATAGTTGAAAAACACAATGGAGTCATTGAATTTACAAGTAAAGAAGGGATTGGAACAAAATTTGTAGTTACACTACCAATCAACAGGGAGGAAGATAACAATGAGACCGTATGA
- a CDS encoding thymidine phosphorylase — translation MRPYDVILKKRNGGKLTKEEIQYMIMGYVNGEIPDYQMSAFLMAIYFRHLDKDERAIFTEIMAKSGDMLDLSPIKGVKVDKHSTGGVGDKTTLVVAPIVASLGIPVAKMSGRALGHTGGTIDKLESIPGFKTSLSLEKFFENVNKYKIAVVGQTANLAPADKKIYALRDATATVDEISLIASSIMSKKLAGGADAFVLDVKVGSGAFMKDISSAKELASAMVEIAKSHNKTAVAVLTNMDEPLGTFAGNSLEVLEAINTLKGQGDEKFRILCLTLSAWMCHLAGLGSYEKCLELSKEALDTGKALEKFREFVKAQEGNEMVVESPEKILPISSKIVEFKASEDGYISSIDTEKVGIACNYLGAGRVKKEDNIDHSVGLEFLKKIGDKVKNGDTLVRLYVTEKSNINEAMNLLKQAYNISSSKTNSLEIILDIVK, via the coding sequence ATGAGACCGTATGATGTGATTTTAAAAAAACGTAACGGTGGTAAATTAACAAAAGAAGAAATTCAATATATGATAATGGGTTATGTAAATGGAGAAATTCCAGATTATCAAATGTCAGCTTTTTTAATGGCAATTTACTTTAGACATCTTGACAAAGACGAAAGAGCTATTTTTACGGAAATAATGGCAAAATCCGGTGATATGCTTGATCTTTCTCCAATAAAAGGAGTTAAAGTTGACAAACATTCAACTGGTGGCGTTGGTGATAAAACAACATTAGTTGTTGCACCTATTGTAGCATCGTTAGGAATTCCTGTTGCAAAAATGTCAGGGAGAGCGTTGGGCCACACAGGTGGAACTATTGACAAGCTAGAATCAATTCCAGGTTTTAAAACTTCATTAAGTCTTGAAAAATTCTTTGAGAATGTAAATAAATATAAAATTGCGGTTGTAGGCCAAACAGCAAATTTAGCACCTGCGGATAAGAAAATATATGCACTGCGTGACGCTACTGCAACTGTCGATGAAATATCGTTGATCGCCTCAAGTATTATGAGCAAAAAACTTGCAGGTGGTGCTGATGCTTTTGTTTTAGATGTAAAAGTAGGCAGTGGAGCTTTCATGAAGGATATTAGTTCAGCAAAGGAACTTGCAAGTGCAATGGTCGAAATAGCAAAATCTCATAACAAAACCGCTGTTGCAGTTTTAACAAACATGGACGAACCACTTGGAACCTTTGCAGGAAATTCTCTTGAAGTATTAGAAGCAATTAATACTTTAAAAGGACAAGGCGATGAAAAATTTAGAATTCTTTGCTTAACACTTTCTGCCTGGATGTGCCATTTAGCCGGCCTTGGATCATATGAGAAATGTTTAGAGCTTTCTAAAGAAGCACTAGATACAGGCAAAGCCCTTGAAAAATTTAGAGAGTTTGTTAAAGCACAAGAAGGAAATGAAATGGTTGTAGAATCTCCTGAAAAGATATTACCGATCTCCAGCAAAATAGTTGAATTCAAAGCGTCCGAAGATGGATATATTTCAAGTATTGATACTGAAAAAGTTGGTATTGCCTGTAATTATTTAGGTGCAGGTAGAGTCAAAAAAGAAGATAATATTGATCATTCTGTTGGATTAGAATTTTTGAAAAAAATTGGTGACAAAGTAAAAAATGGAGATACACTGGTAAGACTTTATGTAACTGAAAAAAGTAATATTAATGAAGCTATGAACTTACTCAAACAAGCTTACAATATTTCTTCTTCGAAAACTAATTCTTTGGAAATTATTTTAGACATAGTAAAGTGA